The Pseudomonas fluorescens genome includes a window with the following:
- the sctL gene encoding type III secretion system stator protein SctL, which translates to MLARRSLELRPDGQGLSQPYIARETLVDCARAQVILEQAQAQAAQLLGRASAEADATVLVAQAQFWEKAETVLAAWEAQRQAMWERIETCAAHVVNEALGTLLNEVPEQARIDALVRQLASRQDDPVSATLRCHPEDLASLTQSLGIDDRRPWTPVADVDMERHQLKLETPGGTYLLDWPTAVETLRLPEPQPITAS; encoded by the coding sequence ATGCTCGCTCGGCGTTCGCTTGAACTGCGCCCCGATGGCCAAGGCCTGTCGCAGCCCTACATCGCTCGCGAAACCCTGGTCGATTGTGCCCGCGCCCAGGTCATCCTCGAACAGGCCCAGGCGCAGGCCGCGCAATTGCTTGGACGCGCCAGCGCAGAGGCGGACGCGACCGTGCTCGTGGCTCAAGCCCAATTCTGGGAAAAGGCCGAAACCGTGCTCGCCGCCTGGGAAGCCCAGCGTCAAGCCATGTGGGAGCGAATCGAGACGTGTGCTGCACACGTGGTCAACGAGGCCCTGGGAACGCTGTTGAACGAAGTCCCGGAGCAGGCACGCATCGATGCACTCGTCCGCCAACTGGCGTCGCGTCAGGACGACCCGGTCAGCGCCACCCTTCGCTGTCATCCTGAAGACCTGGCAAGCCTGACCCAGAGCCTGGGCATCGACGACCGACGCCCCTGGACGCCGGTGGCCGATGTCGACATGGAACGACATCAACTGAAGCTGGAAACGCCGGGCGGTACATACCTGCTCGACTGGCCCACCGCCGTCGAAACCCTACGCCTGCCCGAACCACAACCCATCACCGCAAGCTGA
- the sctJ gene encoding type III secretion system inner membrane ring lipoprotein SctJ, with protein MSKRAFSTLLLCLLLTGCNERTVLHSHLSEQDANEVIAELANKNVEASKQVDKDGLTVLVEPADMNSAVQVLEAAGLPRRSRSSLGEIFRKEGVISTPMEERARYIYALSQELESTLSQIDGVVLARVHVVLPERVAPGEPVQPASASVFIKHTRALDPDSITPRVRNLVASGIPGMADAAQNPAKLSVVFVPAAPYQERRKMAYFGPFLMQADDIGYWRAVTVTASITLLAILMGVLYGLYRLWRNGVLVLPRFLDRTLTKPAGTPAAPQSSMPPGLFAVKNPGTKPDHNGTAA; from the coding sequence ATGTCCAAGCGCGCGTTCTCGACACTGTTGCTGTGCCTGCTGCTCACCGGTTGCAACGAACGAACGGTGCTGCACAGCCATCTTTCCGAGCAGGATGCCAACGAAGTGATCGCCGAGTTGGCGAACAAGAACGTGGAGGCGAGCAAGCAAGTCGACAAAGACGGGTTGACCGTGCTGGTCGAGCCTGCCGACATGAACAGCGCCGTCCAGGTACTCGAAGCCGCCGGCCTGCCGCGTCGCTCACGTTCCAGCCTGGGGGAGATCTTCCGCAAGGAAGGGGTCATTTCCACGCCGATGGAGGAACGTGCCCGCTACATCTATGCGCTGTCCCAGGAGCTCGAATCGACGCTGTCACAAATAGATGGCGTGGTGCTCGCCCGGGTCCATGTGGTCCTGCCGGAGCGGGTGGCCCCGGGTGAGCCGGTCCAACCCGCATCGGCCTCGGTGTTTATCAAGCATACCCGTGCGCTGGACCCCGACAGCATCACCCCGCGCGTGCGCAACCTGGTCGCCAGCGGGATTCCCGGCATGGCCGACGCCGCTCAGAACCCGGCCAAGCTATCGGTGGTATTCGTTCCCGCCGCGCCGTATCAGGAACGGCGCAAGATGGCATATTTCGGCCCCTTCCTCATGCAGGCCGACGACATCGGCTATTGGCGAGCGGTGACCGTGACGGCAAGCATCACCTTGCTCGCCATCCTGATGGGCGTCTTGTATGGCCTCTATCGGCTGTGGCGCAACGGCGTGTTGGTGCTGCCACGATTTCTCGATCGCACGCTCACCAAACCGGCCGGGACGCCCGCCGCCCCCCAAAGCAGCATGCCACCTGGGCTGTTCGCCGTGAAAAACCCAGGGACCAAACCCGACCATAACGGGACCGCCGCATGA
- the sctI gene encoding type III secretion system inner rod subunit SctI, producing MDIHAIDPSNLASTSAKTSAKTQASAETSDVSWFNAQMREKAPAPNSENNVAARIIDSLSSRSGELQRLDDRANRDMLKAIRTADPQDMLQSNRSLSSFHLESLMTAKVVSKGSQAIEKLTNLQ from the coding sequence GTGGACATACACGCCATCGACCCCAGCAACCTCGCCTCCACGTCCGCCAAAACGAGCGCCAAGACACAAGCGAGCGCCGAGACCAGCGATGTCAGTTGGTTCAATGCACAAATGCGCGAAAAAGCCCCCGCCCCGAACAGCGAAAACAATGTCGCGGCACGCATCATTGACTCGCTGTCGAGCCGCTCCGGTGAACTGCAGCGCCTGGACGACCGCGCCAACCGGGACATGCTCAAGGCCATCCGCACTGCCGACCCGCAGGACATGTTGCAGTCGAACCGCTCACTGTCGTCCTTCCACCTGGAAAGCCTGATGACCGCGAAAGTGGTCAGCAAAGGCTCCCAGGCCATCGAGAAGCTCACCAATCTTCAGTAA
- a CDS encoding type III secretion protein: MHIDLPDSLRALRDLSHDDPTLRPAPTPPSLHLALHGAGDRLRESLVQWGNEKGSAGGQSRPGWPSPQDGFAAETQDPLRLVLEDILEEINSGTGSNLDVDIDDAYSNEDLFNDLAQMFAYRRQPIGDNDVDSQSDFGNANNPFCGALFGAWEIEGDHATRRSRHDASLSLLLKIIAVLGRRKLLTLLDIDEGDGQARYEPDDQDLLFEIAAFMDQHPTRYPPPATLDAERWTWTERIARGTALDAGETRLFQLALEELDFALARLAGQQAPPRQRARRNREEIEFHLSVTGSARNVLRLMCA; encoded by the coding sequence ATGCACATCGACTTGCCAGACAGCCTTCGAGCTCTCAGGGACCTGTCCCATGACGACCCCACGCTGCGTCCTGCGCCGACTCCGCCAAGCCTGCACCTGGCGCTGCACGGAGCCGGCGACCGGTTGCGAGAGTCGCTCGTCCAGTGGGGCAACGAAAAGGGTTCGGCGGGCGGACAGTCTCGACCTGGTTGGCCGAGCCCCCAGGACGGATTCGCCGCAGAGACCCAAGACCCTTTGCGCCTGGTACTGGAAGACATCCTGGAAGAAATCAACAGCGGCACCGGCTCCAATCTCGACGTCGATATCGATGACGCCTATTCCAATGAAGACCTGTTCAACGATCTGGCCCAGATGTTCGCCTATCGCCGGCAGCCCATCGGTGACAACGATGTCGACAGCCAAAGCGATTTCGGCAATGCCAACAACCCCTTCTGCGGCGCGCTGTTCGGCGCCTGGGAGATCGAGGGCGATCACGCCACGCGGCGCAGTCGTCATGACGCGAGCCTGTCGCTGCTGCTCAAGATCATCGCGGTCCTGGGCCGCAGGAAACTGCTGACGCTGCTGGATATCGACGAAGGTGACGGCCAGGCGCGGTATGAACCAGACGACCAGGACCTGTTGTTCGAGATCGCCGCGTTCATGGACCAGCACCCGACGCGCTATCCCCCGCCAGCGACCCTCGACGCAGAACGGTGGACATGGACCGAACGCATTGCCCGCGGCACAGCGCTGGATGCTGGCGAAACCCGGTTGTTCCAACTTGCCCTGGAAGAGCTGGACTTCGCCCTCGCCCGCCTGGCCGGCCAGCAAGCCCCGCCGCGTCAACGTGCCCGGCGCAACCGGGAAGAAATCGAGTTTCACCTGAGCGTCACCGGTAGCGCTCGCAACGTCTTGAGGCTGATGTGCGCCTGA
- a CDS encoding type III secretion apparatus protein RspA: MSFGGLSLAASTAAMQQMDATSAAMTTMKSEFDQKKLVADTMNAIAAGSMDTATKAITAMGEASKNIRF, from the coding sequence ATGAGTTTTGGTGGACTTTCTCTCGCGGCTTCCACGGCTGCCATGCAGCAGATGGACGCGACCTCGGCTGCGATGACAACCATGAAATCCGAATTCGACCAGAAGAAACTGGTCGCTGACACCATGAACGCAATCGCGGCAGGGTCGATGGACACCGCAACCAAAGCCATCACCGCCATGGGGGAAGCCTCGAAAAACATACGATTCTGA
- a CDS encoding sigma 54-interacting transcriptional regulator gives MQKLLCAALSNPYKEDALNLEAFVQCVAPLMIDVLLRGETGTGKDTLAEKIHRMSGCSGKFVAINCAAIPETLAESQLFGANTGAFTGASQNRAGFVEAAHNGTLYLDEIDSMPLGLQAKLLRVLESRTVQRLGSTQNIPVNMRVIASAQCPLGEMVERGEFRRDLYFRLNIISLKLPPLRSRKERIVPLFQSLVRREAQALDRPYVAPSPALLRQLLGYAWPGNIRELQSAAKRYVLGLPALPRAEQLEHSSSTLKLKEHLQQFEKILIEDCMRRHHHCIDKVIAELGIARRTLYYRMKCLQISTS, from the coding sequence ATGCAAAAGCTGCTATGCGCTGCACTTTCCAATCCCTATAAAGAAGATGCCCTCAACCTTGAGGCGTTCGTCCAATGCGTCGCTCCGCTCATGATCGATGTGTTGCTGCGCGGCGAGACGGGTACCGGTAAAGACACGCTGGCAGAAAAGATCCATCGCATGTCCGGCTGCTCCGGCAAGTTCGTGGCCATCAACTGCGCCGCCATTCCCGAAACCCTCGCCGAGAGCCAGCTCTTCGGGGCCAACACCGGCGCATTTACCGGGGCCAGCCAAAATCGCGCGGGGTTCGTCGAAGCCGCACATAACGGCACGCTGTACCTGGACGAAATCGACAGCATGCCGTTGGGCCTGCAAGCCAAGCTGCTGCGAGTCCTGGAATCCAGGACGGTCCAGCGCCTGGGCTCGACCCAGAACATCCCGGTGAACATGCGAGTGATCGCCTCCGCCCAGTGCCCGCTGGGAGAAATGGTCGAACGTGGCGAGTTTCGCCGGGACCTTTATTTTCGCCTGAACATCATCAGCCTCAAGCTGCCGCCACTGCGCAGCCGCAAGGAGCGCATCGTGCCGCTGTTCCAGTCGCTGGTGCGCCGGGAGGCCCAGGCACTTGACCGGCCCTACGTCGCGCCGTCGCCAGCGCTGTTGCGCCAACTGCTCGGCTACGCCTGGCCTGGCAACATCCGCGAGCTGCAGTCCGCCGCCAAGCGGTACGTACTCGGCTTGCCGGCACTGCCCCGCGCCGAGCAACTGGAACACAGCAGCTCGACACTCAAGTTGAAAGAACACCTGCAGCAGTTCGAAAAAATCCTCATCGAGGACTGCATGCGCCGCCACCATCATTGCATCGACAAGGTCATCGCCGAACTGGGTATCGCCCGGCGCACGCTGTATTACCGGATGAAGTGCCTGCAAATATCGACGAGTTGA
- a CDS encoding DUF6436 domain-containing protein, with the protein MRPSHRTALLASLLALGCAVVLWMAYDWFQGRFLRAFSQHTAVFSGDPLRLPADLAGPGAIRLVHFWDPACPCNVGNQQHLAELVDKYVPQGVEFYAVQKADSQGQLPATLSHLKTLPALPGSSQIPASPAVAIWDRSGKLAYFGPYSEGLTCNSNNSFIEPILEALSVGREVSATHTLAVGCYCPWSVSN; encoded by the coding sequence ATGCGCCCGTCCCACCGCACAGCCTTGCTCGCCAGCCTGCTCGCCCTCGGATGCGCCGTCGTATTGTGGATGGCCTACGACTGGTTCCAAGGCCGTTTCCTGCGCGCGTTCAGCCAACACACCGCGGTGTTTTCCGGCGACCCGCTGCGCCTGCCTGCCGATCTGGCCGGCCCCGGCGCAATACGCCTGGTGCATTTCTGGGACCCGGCGTGCCCATGCAACGTCGGCAACCAGCAACACCTTGCCGAGCTGGTCGATAAATATGTACCGCAAGGCGTCGAGTTTTATGCGGTACAAAAAGCCGACAGCCAAGGTCAGCTGCCGGCCACATTGAGCCACTTGAAAACCCTCCCGGCGCTCCCCGGTTCAAGCCAGATTCCTGCAAGCCCGGCCGTAGCGATCTGGGATCGCAGCGGCAAACTGGCGTACTTCGGCCCCTACAGCGAAGGCCTGACCTGCAACTCGAACAACAGCTTCATCGAGCCGATTCTCGAGGCGTTGAGTGTCGGCCGGGAAGTTAGTGCGACACACACGTTGGCGGTGGGCTGTTATTGCCCATGGTCGGTTTCAAACTGA
- a CDS encoding alpha/beta hydrolase, with amino-acid sequence MPATFAPDLLRASLQPLAQWQALSEQAQAYQRFYGLDFPQRSVRKGLGRFEVGGYELVSQVWWPEKAVATLFVFHGYYDHMGLYRHLIEWALEQKFAVIACDLPGHGLSSGERASIEDFAEYQATLQGLLAEAGTLDLPQPWHLCGQSTGGAIVVDHVLNQGAQSPAQGQVILLSPLVRPRAWGWSRLSYYLLKPFVTGIARRFSENSTDPDFLPFLQADPLQPLRLPTAWVGALGQWIKRIEAAPSSPRQPLIVQGQADMTVDWVHNLQVLRSKFDRPQVLMLPEGRHHLANEALALRQEMFGFLTKRMSRVRR; translated from the coding sequence ATGCCTGCCACTTTCGCCCCCGATCTCCTGCGTGCCAGCCTGCAGCCGCTGGCCCAGTGGCAAGCCCTGTCCGAGCAAGCCCAGGCCTACCAGCGGTTCTATGGCCTGGACTTTCCTCAACGCAGCGTGCGCAAGGGATTGGGGCGTTTCGAGGTGGGTGGGTATGAGCTGGTCAGCCAGGTCTGGTGGCCGGAAAAAGCCGTGGCGACCTTGTTTGTGTTCCACGGTTATTACGATCACATGGGGCTGTATCGCCACTTGATCGAGTGGGCTCTGGAGCAGAAGTTCGCGGTGATCGCTTGTGATCTACCGGGCCACGGCCTGTCCAGTGGCGAGCGCGCCAGCATCGAGGATTTTGCCGAGTACCAGGCCACCCTGCAGGGCCTGTTGGCCGAGGCCGGGACGCTGGACCTGCCGCAACCCTGGCATCTGTGCGGGCAAAGCACCGGCGGGGCCATTGTCGTCGATCACGTGCTCAACCAGGGCGCACAGAGCCCGGCCCAGGGCCAGGTCATCCTGCTGTCACCTCTGGTGCGGCCGCGGGCCTGGGGCTGGTCGCGCCTGAGCTATTACTTGCTCAAACCCTTCGTGACCGGCATCGCCCGGCGCTTCAGCGAGAACTCCACCGACCCGGACTTCCTGCCGTTCCTGCAAGCCGACCCGCTGCAACCACTACGCCTGCCCACCGCCTGGGTGGGCGCATTGGGGCAATGGATCAAGCGTATCGAAGCCGCCCCGAGCAGCCCGCGTCAGCCATTGATCGTGCAGGGGCAAGCGGACATGACGGTGGATTGGGTGCACAACCTGCAAGTGCTGCGCAGCAAGTTCGATCGGCCCCAAGTGTTGATGCTGCCCGAGGGACGCCATCATTTGGCGAATGAGGCGCTGGCGTTGCGGCAGGAGATGTTTGGGTTTTTGACGAAGCGGATGAGCCGGGTTCGGCGGTGA
- a CDS encoding DUF2059 domain-containing protein, translating to MRRLLFSLLMFCVLPAWADSYDQLYKVAGWPEQRAHFNDALSAAQQRYQSSLPPAVFQALVNNSNQRFAPQAMDQRAEAQMRKNLRDPSPALSFFQSPLGRKVVAAELLATRRDQLAKNAKGLPKMPASDNRLLIIGHLAQALPAREAGAEVSLAIAGVAADSLSSMIPGLLGGGQAQGMLDSQRQRLMEQIGADLNNTLLYVYRDLTDTELEEFATFAESTEGQAYYQAALAAIRAGLAVGQNLGQ from the coding sequence ATGCGCCGTTTGCTTTTCTCACTGTTGATGTTCTGCGTTTTGCCCGCCTGGGCAGACAGCTACGACCAGTTGTACAAGGTCGCCGGCTGGCCGGAACAGCGGGCGCATTTCAATGACGCCTTGAGCGCCGCCCAGCAGCGCTATCAGAGCAGCCTGCCGCCGGCGGTGTTCCAGGCCCTGGTGAACAACAGCAATCAACGTTTCGCCCCCCAGGCCATGGACCAGCGGGCCGAGGCGCAAATGCGCAAGAATTTGCGTGACCCCAGCCCGGCCCTGAGCTTTTTCCAGTCGCCCCTGGGCCGCAAGGTCGTGGCGGCCGAGTTGCTGGCGACCCGACGTGATCAATTGGCGAAAAACGCCAAGGGCCTGCCGAAGATGCCAGCCAGCGACAACCGCCTGTTGATCATCGGCCACCTGGCCCAGGCCCTGCCCGCCCGCGAGGCCGGCGCCGAAGTCAGCCTGGCGATCGCCGGCGTGGCGGCCGACAGCCTGAGTTCGATGATCCCGGGGCTGCTGGGCGGCGGCCAGGCCCAGGGCATGCTCGACAGCCAGCGCCAGCGGTTAATGGAACAGATCGGCGCGGATCTGAACAACACGCTGCTGTACGTCTACCGTGACCTGACGGATACCGAGCTGGAAGAGTTCGCCACCTTCGCCGAATCGACCGAGGGCCAGGCTTATTACCAAGCGGCCCTGGCGGCGATTCGGGCGGGGTTGGCGGTGGGGCAGAATCTCGGGCAGTAG
- a CDS encoding 2OG-Fe(II) oxygenase, which translates to MRAMQIPSDHPLLLRIVDDLAERGWSQQDLFLPEALTRALAAECRQRAAEGELAPAAVGRGPFSEIREGIRGDHIQWIEPGQAQACDHYLALMDSLREAMNRGLFLGLEDFESHFALYPPGAFYLKHVDRFRDDDRRTVSAVLYLNDDWLPEHGGQLRMYLDERLEQDVVPIGGCLVVFLSGDIPHEVLPATRDRLSLTGWFRRRGNELF; encoded by the coding sequence ATGCGCGCCATGCAAATACCTTCTGATCACCCGCTGCTGTTACGTATCGTCGACGACCTGGCCGAGCGCGGCTGGTCGCAGCAGGACCTCTTTCTGCCGGAGGCGCTGACCCGCGCCCTGGCGGCCGAATGCCGCCAGCGTGCCGCCGAGGGCGAACTGGCCCCGGCAGCGGTCGGGCGCGGGCCGTTCTCGGAGATCCGCGAAGGGATCCGGGGTGATCACATTCAGTGGATCGAACCCGGCCAGGCGCAAGCCTGCGACCATTACCTGGCGCTGATGGACAGCCTGCGCGAGGCGATGAATCGCGGGTTGTTCCTGGGCCTGGAAGACTTCGAAAGCCACTTTGCCCTCTATCCACCTGGCGCGTTCTACCTCAAGCACGTCGACCGCTTCCGCGATGACGACCGACGCACAGTGTCGGCGGTGCTTTACCTCAATGACGACTGGTTGCCGGAACACGGCGGCCAGTTGCGCATGTACCTGGACGAAAGGCTGGAACAGGACGTGGTGCCCATCGGCGGCTGCCTGGTGGTGTTCCTGTCGGGGGACATTCCCCATGAAGTGCTGCCGGCCACGCGTGATCGCCTGTCCTTGACCGGTTGGTTCCGTCGTCGCGGCAACGAGTTGTTCTGA
- a CDS encoding DUF523 domain-containing protein encodes MEKILVSRCLLGHRVRYDGGASGPFDQLQQWLDEGRIVALCPEVAGGLPTPRAAAEIPGGQGGQVLDGQALVITSDGENVSAQFLSGAHQALALVREHGIRIAVLKANSPSCGNLLTYDGTFSGVKVSGEGVTAALLKRHGVQVFSELELPEAAAALKALNND; translated from the coding sequence ATGGAAAAAATCCTGGTCAGTCGCTGCCTGCTCGGGCATCGCGTGCGCTACGACGGCGGCGCCAGTGGGCCGTTCGATCAGTTGCAGCAATGGCTCGACGAAGGCCGGATCGTGGCGCTGTGCCCGGAAGTCGCCGGCGGTTTGCCTACGCCTCGGGCGGCGGCGGAGATTCCTGGCGGGCAGGGCGGGCAAGTGCTCGACGGCCAGGCACTGGTCATCACCAGCGACGGCGAAAATGTGAGTGCGCAGTTTTTGTCCGGTGCGCATCAAGCGCTGGCGTTGGTGCGCGAACACGGCATCCGCATCGCCGTGCTCAAGGCCAATAGCCCATCGTGCGGCAACCTGTTGACCTATGACGGAACGTTCAGCGGTGTGAAGGTCAGCGGCGAAGGCGTGACGGCGGCGCTGCTCAAGCGCCATGGCGTGCAAGTGTTCAGCGAGCTGGAATTGCCTGAAGCGGCGGCGGCCCTCAAGGCCTTGAACAACGATTGA
- a CDS encoding GTPase/DUF3482 domain-containing protein — MTEPMKPLKLAVVGHTNVGKTSLLRTLTRDVGFGEVSHRPSTTRHVEGARLSVDGEALLELYDTPGLEDAIALLDYLERLERPGERLDGPARLARFLEGSEARQRFEQEAKVLRQLLASDAGLYVIDAREPVLAKYRDELEVLASCGKPLLPVLNFVSSAHHREPDWREALARLGLHALVRFDSVAPPEDGERRLYESLALLLESARGQLERLVADQQVQRLARQQSAARLIAELLIDCAACRRSVASDAELEREAISELRKAVRQREQRCVEALLKLYAFRPQDAAASDLPLLDGRWGDDLFNPETLKQLGVRVGGGIAAGAAAGAGVDLLVGGLTLGAAALAGAIVGGTLQTARSYGNRLMGKLKGQRELTVDDSVLRLLALRQRQLLQALDQRGHAAMDSIRIATPQDKTWREGKLPDALNKARAHPQWSSLNPQPRLSQAERQELIEQLAEQL, encoded by the coding sequence ATGACTGAGCCCATGAAGCCGCTGAAGCTGGCGGTGGTCGGCCACACCAACGTGGGCAAGACCTCGCTGCTGCGTACCTTGACCCGCGACGTCGGCTTCGGCGAAGTGTCCCATCGCCCGAGCACCACCCGCCATGTCGAAGGTGCGCGCCTGTCGGTGGACGGCGAAGCGCTGCTGGAACTGTACGACACGCCGGGCCTGGAAGACGCCATCGCCCTGCTCGATTACCTCGAGCGCCTGGAGCGTCCTGGCGAACGCCTGGACGGCCCGGCGCGCCTGGCCCGCTTCCTCGAGGGCAGCGAGGCGCGGCAACGCTTCGAACAAGAAGCCAAAGTGCTGCGACAACTGCTCGCCAGCGACGCCGGGCTTTATGTGATCGACGCCCGGGAGCCGGTGCTGGCCAAGTACCGCGATGAATTGGAAGTCCTCGCCAGTTGTGGCAAGCCGCTGCTGCCGGTGTTGAATTTCGTCAGCAGCGCCCACCATCGCGAGCCCGACTGGCGCGAAGCCCTGGCGCGCTTGGGGCTGCACGCCCTGGTGCGTTTTGACAGCGTGGCTCCGCCCGAGGACGGCGAGCGACGCCTGTATGAGAGCCTCGCGCTGCTGCTGGAAAGCGCCCGTGGGCAACTGGAACGCCTGGTCGCCGATCAACAGGTCCAACGCCTGGCCCGCCAGCAGAGCGCGGCGCGCTTGATCGCCGAACTGCTGATCGACTGCGCCGCCTGCCGACGCAGCGTCGCCAGCGACGCCGAACTGGAACGCGAGGCCATCAGTGAACTGCGCAAAGCGGTGCGTCAGCGCGAGCAGCGCTGCGTCGAGGCCCTGCTCAAGCTTTACGCTTTTCGTCCCCAGGACGCCGCCGCCAGCGATCTGCCGCTGCTCGACGGGCGCTGGGGCGATGACCTGTTCAACCCCGAGACTCTCAAGCAACTGGGCGTACGCGTCGGTGGCGGGATCGCGGCGGGTGCGGCGGCGGGGGCTGGCGTGGATTTGCTGGTGGGCGGCCTGACCCTTGGCGCCGCCGCCCTGGCCGGGGCCATTGTCGGCGGCACCCTGCAAACCGCCCGTAGCTATGGCAACCGGCTGATGGGCAAGCTCAAGGGGCAACGGGAATTGACCGTGGACGACAGCGTGCTGCGCCTGTTGGCCCTGCGCCAACGCCAACTGCTGCAAGCCCTCGACCAGCGCGGCCATGCGGCGATGGACAGCATCCGCATCGCCACGCCCCAGGACAAGACCTGGCGCGAGGGCAAGCTGCCCGACGCCTTGAACAAGGCGCGAGCGCATCCGCAGTGGTCGTCGCTGAACCCTCAACCGCGATTGAGCCAGGCAGAACGCCAGGAACTGATTGAGCAGTTGGCTGAGCAGCTCTGA
- a CDS encoding DUF2868 domain-containing protein, which produces MTVLQNLWLTETIRLREEHAGPLEDQEANRLARAAGGDLATRIHHRARWLAERDGLTEALRHWLQGARLALIALVLIAIISGAGLGFAALGDGQAPVNVFWALGSLLGLNLILLISWALGLIFAGEQGATLGRLWLWLSEKLARDAKAAQLAPALLLLLQRHKLNRWALGVLVNGLWLLAMLSALVIVLMLMATRRYGFVWETTILGGETFVAMTQALGALPALLGFSVPTVEMIRASGDAALNIESARQAWAAWLVGVLLVYGLLPRLCLALLCLWRWRRGRATLRLDLNLPGYAQLRERLMPSSERLGVNDAAPAQLHPIENAVSAINSDGALLVAIELDDRPWPPKLPETVKSAGILDSRESRHKLLEQLSRFAPARLAIACDPRRSPDRGSLALIAELARSASATRVWLLQAPPGEALDAERLGDWHTALQQLQLPFADCMPLNWLETGHD; this is translated from the coding sequence GTGACAGTACTGCAGAACCTCTGGTTGACCGAGACGATACGCCTGCGTGAAGAACACGCCGGCCCGCTCGAGGACCAGGAAGCCAATCGCCTGGCCCGTGCGGCCGGCGGCGACTTAGCCACTCGCATCCACCACCGCGCCCGCTGGCTGGCCGAGCGCGATGGCCTCACCGAGGCCCTGCGCCATTGGCTGCAAGGGGCGCGCCTGGCGCTGATTGCATTGGTGCTGATCGCCATCATCAGCGGCGCCGGCCTGGGATTTGCCGCCCTCGGCGACGGGCAGGCACCGGTCAATGTGTTCTGGGCCTTGGGCAGTCTGTTGGGGCTGAACCTGATCCTGCTCATCAGCTGGGCCCTGGGCCTGATATTCGCTGGCGAGCAAGGTGCCACGCTGGGACGCCTGTGGTTGTGGCTCAGCGAAAAACTTGCCCGCGATGCCAAGGCCGCCCAACTGGCGCCGGCCCTGCTGCTGTTGCTGCAACGGCACAAGCTCAATCGCTGGGCCCTCGGCGTGTTGGTCAATGGCCTGTGGCTGCTGGCGATGCTCAGCGCGCTGGTCATCGTACTGATGTTGATGGCGACCCGGCGCTACGGCTTCGTCTGGGAAACCACTATCCTCGGCGGCGAGACCTTCGTCGCCATGACCCAGGCCCTCGGCGCGCTGCCCGCCCTGCTGGGTTTCAGCGTGCCGACGGTGGAAATGATCCGCGCCAGTGGCGATGCCGCCCTGAACATCGAGAGCGCGCGCCAGGCCTGGGCTGCCTGGCTGGTCGGTGTGCTGCTGGTCTATGGCCTGTTGCCGCGCTTGTGCCTGGCACTGCTGTGCCTGTGGCGCTGGCGGCGCGGCCGCGCCACGCTGCGCCTGGACCTGAACCTGCCGGGCTACGCCCAATTGCGTGAACGGCTGATGCCCAGCAGCGAGCGACTGGGCGTCAACGACGCCGCCCCCGCGCAATTGCATCCCATCGAAAATGCTGTCAGTGCAATAAACAGCGACGGCGCGCTGCTGGTGGCAATCGAGTTGGACGATCGGCCCTGGCCGCCCAAGCTGCCCGAAACCGTGAAAAGCGCCGGCATTCTCGACAGCCGCGAGTCGCGCCACAAACTTCTCGAACAATTGTCGCGCTTTGCGCCGGCACGCCTGGCAATTGCCTGCGACCCACGCCGTTCGCCGGACCGCGGCAGCCTGGCGCTGATCGCCGAGCTGGCCCGCAGCGCCAGCGCCACCCGCGTCTGGCTGTTGCAGGCGCCGCCTGGCGAAGCGCTGGACGCCGAGCGCCTGGGCGACTGGCACACCGCACTGCAACAGTTGCAGTTGCCGTTCGCCGATTGCATGCCCTTGAACTGGCTGGAGACCGGCCATGACTGA